A single region of the Moritella sp. Urea-trap-13 genome encodes:
- a CDS encoding DUF1254 domain-containing protein, which translates to MFKKQITTAIVTSILMSSLSINAQEFKSPVPTPSLQIQHDQATTWLDQESYLLATNAYLWGSTLVRMEQIARQYTDMSQAQNDTSYRAPLNHFGHARRLPTDQDTDMPTANRDTLYSSAIVDISNEPMILSTPTVKDRYFVIDMFDMWHNLFKYVGTRATGETSQEIMIVPPYWQGDVPKGITVVEAPTTKVWLWGRTQVFGEKDYPTVHAIQDQYTLTPLSKYLSQDPAELISPVLPPQVGEVNDPLRFYEELGAYLKVNPIPKRQQALLGQFNKIGLSKNGFDRSKLTLTMKLQLEKAVKDGQEIVSAQSSNPVTLKMKDGWYYSFVLDQFGDDNALRSLIAQPYLGGQGAKEAMYPITYTDSKGKLLSGHSQYSMHFKTVPPVDSFWSITVYDAKTKMLIGNEIQRFNINDQTPIQKNKDGSFDLMLSHQKPSNSKQFTNWLPISTGNFYVITRLYIPSQEILDMKWTVPPINPMK; encoded by the coding sequence ATGTTTAAAAAACAAATTACTACCGCCATCGTTACAAGTATTTTAATGAGCTCGCTGAGTATTAATGCTCAGGAATTTAAATCACCCGTACCGACACCCTCACTACAAATACAGCACGATCAAGCAACGACTTGGCTTGATCAAGAAAGTTATTTACTCGCAACCAATGCGTATTTATGGGGTTCGACACTCGTTCGTATGGAACAGATCGCTCGCCAATATACGGATATGTCTCAAGCTCAAAATGATACCAGCTACCGAGCACCTTTAAATCATTTTGGTCATGCTCGTCGGCTTCCAACAGATCAAGATACGGACATGCCAACGGCCAATCGAGACACATTATATTCAAGTGCAATTGTCGATATTTCAAATGAACCCATGATTCTCTCTACCCCTACAGTAAAAGATCGTTACTTTGTTATCGATATGTTTGATATGTGGCATAACTTGTTTAAGTACGTAGGAACACGAGCAACGGGAGAGACATCTCAAGAGATCATGATTGTGCCACCTTATTGGCAAGGAGATGTACCTAAAGGTATCACGGTAGTTGAAGCACCAACCACAAAAGTCTGGTTATGGGGTCGTACTCAAGTATTTGGTGAAAAAGATTACCCAACGGTTCATGCTATACAAGATCAATACACGTTAACGCCACTCAGCAAATATCTCTCGCAAGATCCAGCGGAATTAATCTCACCAGTATTGCCCCCACAAGTGGGAGAAGTAAATGACCCGCTGCGTTTTTATGAGGAACTTGGCGCTTACCTAAAAGTTAATCCTATCCCTAAGCGTCAACAGGCATTGTTAGGTCAATTCAATAAAATTGGACTAAGTAAAAATGGTTTTGACCGCTCAAAATTAACCCTTACGATGAAATTGCAACTTGAAAAAGCGGTTAAAGATGGTCAGGAAATAGTTTCGGCTCAAAGTTCAAATCCTGTCACTTTGAAAATGAAAGATGGTTGGTATTACTCTTTTGTTCTTGACCAGTTTGGCGATGATAATGCACTCAGATCACTGATAGCACAACCTTATTTAGGAGGGCAGGGCGCGAAAGAAGCTATGTACCCAATTACTTATACTGACTCAAAAGGAAAATTGTTATCTGGTCATAGTCAATACTCGATGCATTTTAAAACAGTGCCACCAGTTGATTCATTTTGGTCTATCACCGTATATGACGCAAAAACAAAAATGCTGATTGGTAATGAAATACAACGTTTTAACATTAATGACCAGACACCGATTCAGAAAAATAAAGACGGTTCTTTTGACTTAATGTTGTCTCACCAAAAACCAAGTAACAGCAAGCAGTTTACTAATTGGTTACCAATCTCAACAGGCAACTTCTACGTTATTACACGTTTATATATTCCTTCACAAGAAATTCTCGATATGAAGTGGACTGTGCCCCCAATTAATCCAATGAAGTAA
- a CDS encoding DUF1254 domain-containing protein, producing the protein MKKAIIATVIASSLLSSTVVFANELTSINPQEELAYNLGLQAFIYGAGPLTVAQVRAASTNVTIPMDNGAAPLNMMGKTLRLAGPEDKVVPTVNNDTLYSQSHINLNDTGPLVIEIPPTNNRYFIVQLLDDYSEAVGNLIENNVGKNGGKFLLVNKDWKGVKGGIPDGIDGVIKSRTPLVWYIQRTGVSGDKDLTAALKVHDGFINYPLSEFGQVHKPVKLTHAKTGISPVPRPQGLDWFKLIDSELRHNPIAADAAIVDQFRYIGIGGDESFNPDNLTVDQKKGLMRALNAAPQIIQYASRDLGIKNNGWSMMFEGGKYGNDFLSRASINFRAAGLNTKERALYPNRYTDSKNQQLTGNNNYRMTMTADAPAKAFWSLTMYDAKNLFMIPNSIDRYSISTNRKDELTYNKDGSLTVCIQNLKPTDSSCNWLPAPKDDFYLHMRLYEPTQAVLDNSYALPQVIKQ; encoded by the coding sequence ATGAAAAAAGCGATCATAGCAACCGTAATAGCGAGCAGTTTGTTAAGTAGTACAGTGGTGTTTGCTAATGAATTAACGTCAATTAATCCCCAAGAGGAATTAGCTTATAATTTAGGATTACAGGCCTTTATTTATGGCGCAGGACCATTAACCGTAGCTCAAGTAAGAGCCGCATCAACTAACGTGACGATCCCAATGGATAATGGAGCTGCGCCTTTAAATATGATGGGGAAAACTCTCCGACTTGCAGGACCTGAAGACAAAGTCGTACCAACCGTCAATAATGATACTCTTTACTCTCAATCACACATTAATTTAAATGATACAGGTCCATTGGTTATCGAAATCCCACCAACCAATAATCGTTATTTTATTGTGCAATTGCTTGATGATTATTCTGAAGCGGTAGGAAACCTTATAGAAAACAATGTCGGTAAAAATGGCGGTAAGTTCCTTCTCGTGAATAAGGATTGGAAAGGCGTTAAAGGTGGTATTCCCGATGGTATTGATGGTGTTATTAAGTCAAGAACGCCATTAGTTTGGTACATTCAACGAACGGGTGTGTCAGGCGATAAAGACTTAACTGCCGCACTAAAAGTGCACGATGGCTTTATTAATTACCCATTATCTGAATTTGGACAAGTACATAAACCGGTTAAACTGACTCATGCAAAAACAGGCATTTCTCCAGTCCCTCGCCCTCAAGGGCTGGATTGGTTTAAGTTGATCGACAGTGAATTACGTCATAATCCAATTGCTGCTGATGCGGCGATTGTGGATCAATTCAGATACATTGGTATTGGCGGTGACGAGTCTTTTAATCCGGATAACTTAACCGTTGATCAGAAAAAAGGACTCATGCGAGCATTGAACGCCGCGCCTCAAATCATTCAATACGCGAGTCGTGATTTAGGTATCAAGAATAATGGTTGGTCGATGATGTTCGAGGGCGGTAAATATGGTAATGATTTCCTGAGCCGAGCAAGTATCAACTTCCGTGCAGCAGGATTGAACACCAAAGAGCGCGCGCTGTATCCAAATCGTTATACCGACTCTAAAAATCAACAACTCACAGGGAACAATAACTATCGTATGACAATGACTGCCGATGCACCTGCAAAAGCGTTTTGGTCATTAACTATGTATGATGCGAAAAACCTCTTTATGATACCAAATAGCATTGACCGCTACTCCATATCGACAAATCGTAAAGATGAGCTGACGTACAACAAAGATGGTTCTTTAACGGTATGTATCCAAAACCTTAAACCAACAGATTCGAGCTGTAATTGGTTGCCTGCACCTAAAGATGACTTCTATTTACACATGCGTTTATACGAACCGACACAAGCAGTACTAGATAATTCGTATGCACTTCCTCAAGTGATAAAACAGTAA
- a CDS encoding DUF1800 family protein has protein sequence MSKSLFVNGISCTLLACLNLTSAAASNSTVVTQASSYTTALATNQAPSVTNAAVKLLYQGSFGPTPETLLSAQQVTRQQWIATQMQLAPSWHYPLTTQYCDGSITPTTNIVDGSDSANTSKVENKKSPNPRACLKAQESVWLEHALTAQDQLRQRVAFALSQILVVSSQEPPLAKYGDGLAWYYDLLVKHSFGNYRDLLQDVTLSPAMGVYLSMQGNRKANLNNNTFPDENYAREVMQLFSIGLYQLDISGQAILDKQGNKLPSYQQADVENLARVFTGWDLVENKRYGNRRTGRYDTFMELSPKQHDYNEKELFGESIKAGMKADKELSASLDLLFNHPNVGPFISRQLIQRLVSSNPSPEYIKRIASIFNDNGEGVRGDLGAVVQAILLDDDAQGSITSPALKLKEPLLNYIGFLRAFSATPKSAHYQLRQLNGTFGQGAMRSDSVFNFYQPDFTPNYSANESLNYLVDSGSNDSASTVPASIVPIDQQMITVAPEAQIMVDPLLIKQLSLMFKQTMSNKTSFNLDFTEPLALADNSVDMLEYLDQLLLAGKMTAAFKTQLQSHLSNIKDQKRQLKEAIYLIVSSADYAVQP, from the coding sequence ATGAGTAAATCTTTATTTGTAAACGGTATCAGTTGTACTTTATTGGCTTGTTTAAATTTAACCTCTGCTGCTGCGAGTAATAGTACGGTAGTGACACAAGCCAGTAGTTACACTACAGCACTGGCGACGAATCAAGCACCGTCAGTCACCAATGCCGCAGTGAAATTATTATACCAAGGCAGTTTTGGCCCGACACCTGAAACACTGTTAAGTGCACAACAAGTCACACGTCAGCAGTGGATCGCGACGCAGATGCAATTAGCACCAAGCTGGCATTATCCTTTAACGACACAATACTGTGATGGTTCGATTACCCCCACAACAAATATAGTCGATGGCTCTGACAGTGCTAATACGAGCAAGGTGGAAAACAAAAAGTCGCCGAATCCTCGCGCCTGTTTAAAAGCCCAAGAATCGGTTTGGTTAGAACATGCGCTAACGGCCCAAGATCAATTACGTCAGCGCGTAGCGTTCGCCTTATCGCAGATACTAGTGGTATCAAGTCAAGAGCCACCATTAGCTAAATACGGCGATGGCTTAGCTTGGTATTACGATTTATTAGTCAAACATAGCTTTGGTAATTATCGTGACTTATTGCAAGACGTCACCTTGTCACCGGCGATGGGCGTTTATCTTTCGATGCAAGGTAATCGTAAAGCCAATCTCAACAACAACACCTTTCCTGATGAAAACTATGCCCGAGAGGTGATGCAATTATTCAGTATTGGTTTGTATCAATTAGATATCAGTGGACAAGCTATTTTAGATAAGCAGGGCAATAAGCTCCCGAGCTATCAACAAGCGGATGTTGAAAACTTAGCGCGCGTATTTACCGGTTGGGATCTGGTTGAAAACAAACGTTATGGTAATCGTCGTACTGGTCGTTATGATACCTTTATGGAATTGTCGCCAAAGCAGCACGACTACAACGAGAAAGAATTATTCGGTGAATCGATTAAAGCGGGAATGAAAGCGGATAAAGAGCTATCAGCAAGTTTAGATTTATTGTTTAACCACCCCAATGTTGGTCCTTTTATTAGTCGCCAATTGATTCAACGCTTGGTGTCATCTAATCCTTCTCCCGAATATATTAAACGTATCGCCAGCATATTTAATGATAATGGCGAAGGTGTTCGTGGGGACTTAGGTGCTGTCGTCCAAGCTATTTTACTTGATGATGATGCCCAAGGATCGATAACTTCACCTGCCTTAAAATTAAAAGAACCGCTGTTAAATTACATTGGTTTCTTGCGGGCATTTTCAGCAACGCCAAAATCAGCACACTATCAATTACGTCAGCTAAACGGCACGTTTGGTCAAGGGGCAATGCGATCTGATTCTGTGTTTAATTTTTATCAGCCAGATTTCACACCTAACTATTCTGCGAACGAGAGCCTAAATTACCTTGTCGATAGTGGCAGCAATGATTCTGCGAGTACTGTTCCTGCAAGTATAGTGCCGATTGATCAGCAAATGATAACGGTGGCACCAGAAGCGCAGATCATGGTTGATCCGCTGCTTATCAAGCAACTGTCTTTAATGTTTAAACAAACTATGTCAAACAAGACGAGTTTCAATTTAGATTTTACTGAGCCCTTAGCGCTTGCAGATAACAGTGTTGATATGTTGGAGTATCTTGACCAACTATTATTGGCAGGAAAAATGACAGCAGCATTTAAAACGCAGTTACAGTCACATTTAAGCAATATTAAAGATCAGAAAAGGCAGTTAAAAGAAGCAATTTATTTAATTGTTAGCTCTGCTGATTACGCAGTGCAGCCTTAG
- a CDS encoding sulfatase-like hydrolase/transferase, which produces MKTKIIAKTALALAVTSFCAHAAQTQPNIITIMVDDVSPMDISAYHRGLGAIETPNIDRIAKRGMMVSDYYAQGSSTAGRSAFITGQYPFRTGLTTVGQPGSNIGLQKEDPTLADMLKAKGYDTIHVGKSHLGDRNKFLPTVHGFDEFYGFLYHLNVMEMPEQPNFPKDPDFVGRPRNMVHSFATNKYDKTVQPRWGVVGKQRIEDKGPLGSERMKTIDDEFVKFSTDWLDQHETKTPDKPFFMWFNPSRMHQQIHVKDEYLGASGHTEYFDALKELDDQIGVLLNKLDALGETDNTIIMFTADNGINLDHWPMAGSAEFRGQKGTTWDGAFRVPMLISWPGHIPEGEYTSGFMTSEDWLPTLMAAATGDTKVKQDLLKGTKIGDTNYKVHLDGYNQMDMLTKKGLSKRHEFYFYNEQSLNAVRVDNWKVHLKTKTEWTEPAKAWPLGIILDIKADPFERSIDTNGWFLWMKERSWVVPTIQKSIVGYQQSLKAFPPRQKSGGIGMSDNSVK; this is translated from the coding sequence ATGAAAACAAAAATCATTGCAAAAACAGCCTTAGCCCTCGCTGTTACTTCCTTTTGCGCTCATGCGGCTCAAACTCAACCAAACATAATTACTATCATGGTTGATGATGTTAGCCCAATGGATATTTCCGCCTATCACCGTGGTTTAGGGGCGATTGAAACCCCTAATATTGACCGGATTGCCAAACGCGGCATGATGGTGAGTGATTATTATGCTCAAGGTAGTTCAACGGCAGGCCGAAGCGCGTTTATTACGGGTCAATATCCATTTAGAACCGGCTTAACGACGGTTGGCCAACCGGGATCAAACATAGGCCTACAAAAAGAAGATCCTACTCTTGCTGATATGCTTAAAGCGAAAGGCTACGACACTATTCATGTCGGGAAAAGTCACTTAGGTGATCGCAATAAGTTCTTACCAACCGTACATGGTTTTGATGAGTTCTATGGTTTCTTATATCACCTAAATGTAATGGAAATGCCAGAGCAACCCAATTTCCCTAAAGATCCCGATTTTGTTGGCCGCCCTCGCAACATGGTTCACAGCTTTGCCACCAATAAATACGACAAAACAGTGCAGCCTCGTTGGGGGGTAGTTGGAAAACAACGTATTGAAGATAAAGGTCCTCTGGGTTCTGAACGCATGAAAACCATTGATGACGAATTTGTAAAATTCTCTACCGATTGGTTAGACCAGCACGAAACGAAAACACCAGATAAACCTTTCTTTATGTGGTTTAACCCATCACGTATGCATCAACAAATACACGTAAAAGATGAGTATTTAGGGGCAAGTGGTCACACCGAATATTTCGACGCACTAAAAGAATTGGATGACCAAATTGGGGTGTTGTTGAATAAACTCGATGCCCTTGGTGAAACTGACAACACCATCATTATGTTCACTGCTGATAATGGTATTAACCTTGATCATTGGCCAATGGCAGGAAGTGCAGAATTCCGAGGTCAAAAAGGGACAACATGGGATGGGGCTTTCCGAGTACCAATGCTGATTAGCTGGCCTGGACACATTCCAGAAGGGGAGTACACCAGTGGTTTCATGACTTCTGAAGATTGGCTTCCAACCCTAATGGCTGCAGCAACAGGTGATACAAAGGTTAAACAAGACCTTTTAAAAGGCACGAAAATAGGGGATACCAATTATAAAGTGCATTTAGATGGTTACAACCAAATGGACATGCTAACCAAGAAAGGACTAAGTAAACGTCATGAATTTTATTTCTACAACGAACAAAGTTTAAATGCCGTTCGTGTAGATAACTGGAAAGTCCACTTGAAAACAAAAACGGAATGGACTGAACCAGCTAAAGCATGGCCTCTTGGTATTATCCTTGATATTAAAGCAGATCCATTCGAGCGCAGCATTGATACTAATGGTTGGTTCTTGTGGATGAAAGAACGTTCATGGGTCGTTCCAACCATACAAAAATCGATTGTTGGATATCAGCAATCTCTGAAAGCCTTCCCACCGCGTCAAAAATCAGGTGGCATTGGAATGTCAGATAACTCAGTGAAGTAA
- a CDS encoding OmpP1/FadL family transporter: protein MIKKNHSLTLLSSALLLSFQANSAGTLVQEMSKMTVSTAGAGSAVLAENASVTYSNPAGMSYIEGNALSINTALMDLSIYYNDANSPKDSSGNAGGLQPYGSLYYVHQLNDDVHLGISVSAQGGSALDYGHDYAGALTLNDLKLSVIQFNPSASYQVNDTLSIGAGLQIDYASFEENILYDQGNIETDSWTLGYNLGVMYQLDKNNRLGIAYRSRMNHDLTGAINTESMIAHKPSHPYISIPIPAMSGEAGLNVLNPRQLEISGLHQLTQPLSLVWSLGFEQWSGNDSTQISINDNDVSQIERNFDDVWTGSVGARYQLTARLRLETGIGYATSPLDVPEYQGADLPVDTQHRYSVGATYQWTKDVTFNTYYSYVDYGEPEINSSGMTGQFDNANQFIGITMNMAFK, encoded by the coding sequence ATGATAAAAAAAAACCATTCTTTAACCTTATTAAGTTCTGCATTATTACTTTCATTCCAGGCAAATTCAGCCGGTACCTTAGTGCAGGAGATGAGCAAAATGACGGTAAGCACCGCAGGCGCAGGCAGTGCTGTATTGGCTGAGAATGCATCTGTTACGTATTCGAACCCTGCGGGAATGAGTTACATTGAAGGTAATGCACTCAGCATTAATACCGCACTTATGGATCTTAGTATTTATTATAATGATGCGAACAGTCCGAAAGACAGCAGTGGTAATGCCGGAGGCCTTCAGCCCTATGGTTCGCTATATTATGTCCATCAACTTAATGATGATGTGCATCTAGGCATAAGCGTGTCAGCTCAAGGGGGAAGTGCCCTTGATTATGGTCATGATTACGCCGGTGCGTTAACCTTAAATGATCTCAAGTTATCTGTAATTCAATTTAATCCAAGTGCTTCTTATCAAGTAAATGATACGTTATCTATTGGCGCGGGATTGCAAATTGACTATGCCAGTTTTGAAGAAAATATTTTATATGACCAAGGTAATATTGAAACAGACAGTTGGACACTAGGCTACAATTTGGGTGTCATGTATCAGTTGGATAAGAATAACCGCTTGGGTATCGCCTATCGTTCTCGTATGAATCATGATTTAACCGGAGCCATTAATACTGAATCAATGATTGCTCATAAGCCAAGCCACCCCTATATCTCGATCCCTATTCCAGCAATGTCTGGTGAGGCGGGCTTAAACGTTTTAAACCCTCGTCAACTTGAGATTTCAGGTTTGCACCAACTGACTCAGCCATTAAGTCTGGTTTGGAGTTTAGGCTTTGAACAGTGGAGCGGAAACGATTCGACACAAATCTCGATTAATGACAATGATGTATCCCAAATAGAACGTAATTTTGATGATGTATGGACAGGTTCGGTTGGTGCTCGTTATCAATTAACCGCACGGTTACGTTTAGAAACGGGGATTGGCTATGCAACATCGCCATTAGATGTTCCTGAATACCAAGGTGCTGATCTGCCAGTTGACACCCAACATCGCTATAGTGTTGGGGCTACTTATCAATGGACAAAAGATGTCACATTTAATACTTATTACAGCTATGTTGATTATGGCGAACCCGAAATTAATAGCAGCGGTATGACTGGCCAGTTTGATAACGCCAACCAGTTTATTGGTATTACGATGAATATGGCGTTTAAATAA
- a CDS encoding DUF1501 domain-containing protein, translating into MILRREILKAFGLLGASTALLRPHPLQALQAIADQQHAANDYKGLVCIMLNGGNDAFNMVFPDTLHPQYQNYMNTRQALAVPNYVKEPQYLANKGDDRYSKALLPIMLRDLDGNQHALNFHPGMQGLQALSRNKQVAVIANTGVLIEPGSREEFKHNRKRKPAFLFAHNQQRKAVYSGIGDNNVTTGWAGNMNELPSLSDRNLSQGNLNAVLPMGISFRGSHQWLRGQQTMGAVLAPGKPGKIIGLDEQGNKRQQARTQTVRALQSLPSDDVLIRLMRGKLTSAQDLSTVLTQLWTKHSEALAKIDALFDDGKLSRQLAAVAQTILLRESLGMQRQVFMVELGGFDTHAGQIDKQPLLLAEISRAITSFQQALASLSLSQQVTTFTASDFGRTLTSNGNGTDHGWGSHQLVVGGGVQGGLYGQWPSMLRGGADDYRSGRLLPTTSLTQINASLAAWFGASADEVNILFPNLKRFPTGALPLFQGVKNKALV; encoded by the coding sequence ATGATATTACGCAGAGAAATACTCAAGGCATTCGGATTATTAGGCGCATCAACCGCATTACTGCGACCTCATCCGTTGCAGGCACTGCAAGCAATTGCAGACCAACAACATGCTGCAAACGATTATAAGGGATTGGTTTGCATTATGCTCAACGGTGGTAATGACGCTTTCAATATGGTATTTCCTGATACCCTACATCCACAATACCAAAACTACATGAATACCCGCCAAGCATTGGCTGTGCCGAATTATGTGAAGGAGCCGCAGTACTTAGCAAATAAAGGTGATGACCGTTACAGCAAAGCGCTATTGCCTATCATGTTACGTGATCTTGATGGTAATCAGCATGCGTTAAACTTTCATCCGGGCATGCAGGGGCTACAAGCGTTAAGCCGAAATAAACAAGTGGCTGTTATTGCTAATACTGGTGTGTTGATTGAGCCTGGTAGTCGCGAAGAATTTAAGCACAATCGTAAACGAAAACCGGCATTTTTATTTGCCCATAACCAGCAGCGTAAAGCGGTTTATTCGGGTATTGGCGATAATAATGTCACGACGGGTTGGGCGGGGAATATGAATGAACTGCCGAGCTTGTCAGACCGTAACTTATCACAAGGTAATTTGAACGCTGTTTTACCTATGGGTATTTCTTTCCGTGGTAGTCACCAATGGTTACGTGGTCAGCAAACCATGGGCGCGGTATTAGCGCCAGGCAAGCCAGGTAAAATTATCGGTCTGGATGAGCAAGGCAACAAAAGACAGCAAGCCAGAACCCAAACCGTACGAGCGTTGCAGTCGCTGCCAAGTGATGATGTGTTAATTCGTTTAATGCGCGGAAAATTAACCTCAGCGCAAGATCTGTCAACGGTATTAACACAACTGTGGACAAAGCACAGTGAAGCATTAGCCAAGATTGATGCCTTGTTTGATGACGGTAAGTTATCACGGCAATTAGCAGCCGTGGCGCAAACTATCTTGTTACGTGAAAGTTTAGGCATGCAACGCCAAGTCTTTATGGTCGAGCTAGGCGGCTTTGATACTCATGCCGGGCAGATTGATAAGCAGCCGCTGTTATTGGCAGAGATCAGCCGCGCAATAACCAGTTTTCAACAAGCCCTAGCGTCTTTATCGTTAAGCCAACAAGTCACTACATTTACCGCGTCTGATTTTGGTCGAACTTTAACCAGTAATGGCAATGGCACCGATCACGGTTGGGGTTCACATCAACTGGTTGTTGGTGGTGGGGTGCAGGGCGGGTTATATGGTCAGTGGCCAAGTATGTTACGTGGTGGGGCTGATGATTATCGCAGTGGCAGACTGCTACCGACAACCTCACTGACGCAAATTAATGCCAGTTTAGCAGCCTGGTTTGGGGCTTCCGCAGATGAGGTAAATATATTATTTCCGAATCTAAAGCGCTTTCCGACTGGGGCTCTGCCGTTATTTCAAGGAGTTAAAAACAAGGCTCTGGTTTAA
- a CDS encoding anaerobic sulfatase maturase, with product MSTPNVTTTTPYSLFIKSESAKCNLDCHYCYYLKNEDKKKPGMDSETLEKMIVNHMQSQPIQTPVIDFIWHGGEPMMRGLDFYQSAIQLQQQQGSSTPIKNTIQTNGTLINDRWASFFSVHHFLVGISIDGPQLINDIARIDKSGNSSFERTMRGIRHLKAHNVEFNTLTVINNKSYKHGNAIYNFLKDNGSTYLQFQPCIDHEMDRRFDYDWTLSGKQWGQFLCDVFDEWAANDIGEIYVQFFENCLMILMGQQSQMCHHADTCGQQLMMESNGDVFSCDHYGYDDYKVGNIHHDNALLADMVSSAEQKKFGQDKHDSLSQKCLRCDFKPLCNGGCPKNRVRKTSNGEEHNVLCEGYEVFFKHALPMMLKMVDAMKQGDSPVHYPMF from the coding sequence ATGTCTACGCCTAATGTCACTACTACAACGCCTTACAGTCTGTTTATAAAATCTGAAAGTGCAAAATGTAATTTAGATTGTCACTACTGCTATTACCTCAAAAATGAAGATAAAAAAAAGCCAGGTATGGATAGCGAGACATTAGAAAAAATGATCGTTAATCATATGCAATCTCAACCCATCCAAACGCCTGTTATTGATTTTATTTGGCACGGTGGGGAACCGATGATGAGAGGTCTAGATTTTTACCAATCAGCCATTCAATTACAGCAGCAGCAAGGTTCAAGTACGCCTATTAAAAATACCATTCAAACTAATGGCACCTTAATTAATGACCGTTGGGCCTCCTTTTTTTCTGTTCATCATTTTTTGGTCGGGATCAGTATTGATGGTCCTCAGCTCATTAATGATATTGCGAGAATCGATAAATCAGGAAACTCTTCGTTTGAACGAACCATGCGTGGTATACGTCATTTGAAAGCTCATAACGTCGAATTCAATACTCTTACGGTTATTAATAATAAAAGTTACAAACACGGCAACGCTATTTATAATTTTTTAAAAGACAATGGCAGCACATACTTGCAATTCCAGCCCTGTATCGATCATGAAATGGACCGTCGTTTTGATTACGATTGGACTTTATCAGGCAAGCAATGGGGACAATTTTTGTGTGATGTGTTTGATGAATGGGCAGCTAATGATATTGGTGAAATCTATGTTCAATTCTTTGAAAATTGTTTAATGATCCTGATGGGACAGCAAAGCCAAATGTGTCACCATGCTGATACTTGCGGGCAACAATTAATGATGGAGTCTAACGGTGACGTATTCAGTTGTGATCATTACGGTTACGATGACTACAAGGTGGGTAATATTCATCATGACAACGCGTTATTAGCGGATATGGTTAGTTCTGCAGAACAAAAAAAATTCGGGCAAGATAAACATGATTCTCTAAGCCAAAAATGTTTACGCTGTGATTTTAAACCATTATGTAATGGCGGATGCCCAAAAAATAGAGTCCGTAAAACCAGCAACGGAGAAGAGCATAACGTTTTATGCGAGGGTTATGAGGTGTTTTTTAAACACGCATTACCAATGATGCTAAAAATGGTTGATGCGATGAAACAAGGGGATTCACCGGTTCATTACCCAATGTTTTAA